A part of Cataglyphis hispanica isolate Lineage 1 chromosome 7, ULB_Chis1_1.0, whole genome shotgun sequence genomic DNA contains:
- the LOC126850819 gene encoding facilitated trehalose transporter Tret1-2 homolog → MVNIIDINNANRRTDIDDANRQTDVNNANELTDVNNTINAQIDVININGHISPCVEIKIEPSIAEEKKWERNGTIYQVLMSLCANVVVIGPAMGFGYSAVAEPAMRAPKTDDLQLDDVQANWMATVFALGTPIGCLISSLVMRRGRKISLLVTSLISLTGWVTIYTSNSYEQILVGRAISGISSGMGSVPTTVYSAEIAGPKWRGTMVTWTSISIAAGVLIVYIFGYIFKDDWRLVALMCALFPVVAIVLILLAVPESPLWLRDQNRPDEALKIMKKFRGVPKDQPAPAKLVFELKPRVQKKNQNLLQHLIKRNSLVPLAIMLMFFFFQQFSGIFVVIYNAVDIMDKSGVQVDPYIGAVLIGLGRFLTSLVSAGVTRKYGRRILAIISGIGMTIFMGGLSLYLYLTENGIVISDKGMIPVVCMILYIVTSTLGYLVIPFAMVGEIFPSKVKDILSGLTVTLAYIFSAITVKTYPDMQRLMSMQGVFLFFAIISFVGVIFILLFLPETKGKTLREIEDMFSKKKVFELPAEGVVAQRVAPNAVNIPTN, encoded by the exons ATGGTGAATATAATAGacattaataatgcaaatagaCGAACGGATATTGATGATGCGAATAGACAAACGGATGTTAATAACGCTAATGAGTTGACGGATGTTAATAATACCATAAATGCACAAATTGacgttatcaatataaatggGCACATATCGCCTTGTGTAGAAATCaag atagAACCTAGTATTGCCGAGGAGAAAAAATGGGAACGAAATGGAACAATTTATCAA GTATTGATGAGCTTATGCGCCAATGTCGTCGTAATAGGTCCAGCGATGGGTTTTGGCTACAGTGCCGTGGCAGAGCCCGCGATGAGAGCTCCAAAAACCGATGATTTGCAACTCGACGATGTTCAGGCAAACTGGATGG CTACTGTATTCGCGCTGGGTACACCCATCGGTTGCTTAATCTCGAGCCTCGTGATGAGACGAGGAAGGAAGATCAGCTTGCTCGTGACGTCGTTGATCTCACTGACAGGTTGGGTGACAATTTACACGTCCAACAGTTACGAGCAGATTCTGGTGGGAAGAGCGATTTCCGGTATATCCTCGGGCATGGGGTCGGTCCCGACGACGGTGTACTCGGCGGAAATAGCGGGACCGAAGTGGCGAGGCACAATGGTCACGTGGACCAGTATCTCCATCGCTGCCGGTGTTCTTATCGTTTACATCTTTGGATATATTTTCAAG gaTGACTGGCGGCTAGTGGCCTTGATGTGCGCTCTATTTCCAGTGGTGGCGATCGTTCTGATTTTGCTAGCGGTACCCGAGTCACCACTATGGCTGCGGGATCAGAATCGGCCCGATGAAGCTTTGAAGATCATGAAAAAGTTCCGCGGTGTACCAAAGGATCAACCGGCTCCGGCGAAACTTGTGTTCGAGCTGAAACCGCGGGTGCAAAAGAAGAATCAAAATCTGCTGCAGCATCTGATAAAGAGGAATTCTCTAGTGCCGTTAGCCATAATGCTcatgtttttcttctttcaacaATTCTCCGGAATCTTCGTTGTCATATATAACGCCGTCGATATTATGGATAAATCTGGAGTCCAGGTGGATCCTTACATCGGCGCCGTTCTGATAGGCCTTGGACGTTTCTTAACCAGCCTCGTATCAGCTGGCGTGACCCGGAAATACGGCCGACGAATCCTGGCGATAATTTCCGGTATCGGGATGACGATTTTCATGGGCGGCTTATCGCTCTATCTCTATCTTACCGAGAACGGAATTGTCATATCGGACAAAGGGATGATCCCGGTAGTGTGCATGATACTGTACATCGTCACGAGTACTCTGGGTTACCTGGTGATCCCGTTCGCCATGGTGGGCGAGATATTTCCGTCCAAAGTTAAGGACATACTGTCCGGCTTGACGGTCACTTTAGCTTACATCTTCAGCGCGATAACCGTTAAGACGTATCCTGATATGCAGAGACTGATGAGCATGCAAGGCGTATTTCTCTTCTTCGCGATTATCTCTTTCGTCGGCGTGATATTCATCTTGTTATTCCTGCCGGAGACAAAGGGGAAGACTCTGCGCGAGATCGAGGACATGTTCTCCAAGAAGAAGGTCTTTGAGTTACCGGCTGAAGGGGTTGTCGCACAAAGAGTCGCTCCAAACGCCGTTAATATtccaacaaattaa